In Bosea vestrisii, the following are encoded in one genomic region:
- a CDS encoding sodium:proton symporter, translating into MAPRFALPVSMLAALASALALLGRYGTQGFALSIFLGLALPQFSAAARPLLPITIFCFTTVVFMRADLGVIAGLVRRPAKLILTCLWLLFTPALLIAAALALLGRDALDPGLLLGIAIMGAAPPIMSSPAVAILYGFEPSLIIAGVIVTTIASPLIAPFLVDWLAGAAVPLDRLALTLRLVMFIGGGMVVAFAIRRWLGAERIRALKPNLDGFGVLMYFIFAIAAMDGVTRAAMERPGQVALFLAVAFLVSAVGLASAWLALRRFPRSERFMIGYGTGQRNMGLLVAALGAGVPPTTFLYFALAQFPIYLLPWLLRGIAARLRRREAPADAS; encoded by the coding sequence GTGGCGCCCCGTTTCGCTCTCCCGGTTTCGATGCTCGCCGCCCTCGCCTCCGCCCTCGCTCTGCTCGGCCGCTATGGCACGCAGGGCTTCGCGCTTTCGATCTTCCTCGGGCTCGCCTTGCCGCAGTTCTCCGCGGCGGCGCGCCCGCTCCTGCCGATCACGATCTTCTGCTTCACCACGGTCGTATTCATGCGCGCCGACCTCGGTGTGATCGCCGGGCTGGTGCGCCGGCCGGCAAAGCTGATCCTGACCTGCCTCTGGCTGCTGTTCACCCCGGCATTGCTGATCGCCGCCGCCCTCGCTCTGCTCGGCCGGGATGCGCTCGATCCCGGCCTCTTGCTCGGCATCGCGATCATGGGCGCGGCGCCGCCGATCATGTCCTCGCCCGCCGTCGCCATCCTCTACGGCTTCGAGCCCTCGCTGATCATCGCCGGCGTCATCGTCACCACGATCGCCAGCCCGCTGATCGCGCCGTTCCTGGTCGACTGGCTGGCGGGAGCCGCAGTGCCGCTCGACCGGCTGGCGCTGACCTTGCGACTGGTGATGTTCATCGGCGGCGGCATGGTCGTCGCTTTCGCCATCCGGCGCTGGCTCGGAGCCGAACGCATCCGCGCGCTGAAGCCCAATCTCGATGGCTTCGGCGTGCTGATGTACTTCATCTTCGCCATCGCCGCCATGGACGGCGTCACCAGGGCGGCGATGGAGCGGCCCGGGCAGGTCGCGCTCTTCCTTGCCGTCGCCTTCCTGGTCTCGGCCGTCGGCCTCGCCAGCGCCTGGCTGGCCTTGCGCCGCTTTCCCCGCTCCGAGCGCTTCATGATCGGCTACGGCACAGGCCAGCGGAACATGGGCCTGCTGGTCGCCGCGCTCGGCGCCGGCGTGCCGCCGACCACCTTCCTCTATTTCGCGCTGGCCCAGTTCCCGATCTATCTCCTGCCCTGGCTGCTGCGCGGCATTGCGGCGCGCCTCCGGCGCAGGGAGGCGCCTGCTGACGCAAGCTGA
- a CDS encoding rhomboid family intramembrane serine protease: MGEIPTWKTGGLIRRGIAFLIDLIVVMVATQLLASVLFPLSNGALIDSTAVIISCEPAKERPQEVEVRPGFDPTVEKVCTRSLFGQPVARFYTMSRQEAGSSVTTSISYSLDSQNRVALTFDLSLLQWPLLALMRWLVEARGWQSPGRQATCLYVLPRAGVSAGSALRRRYVLFALPSTVLMAISIGLFMALWAGLTLPSDLPPALLFLSRLPELTAVIVAVIAIAHGRDAFYDEAAGTSVVYIREEIETAAQFPELPALAPKQAGKLGDLLFPVPWATLALAAILVLVFLGELAMSFEGTRATVVTGPTLVLFGAMSSELVFQAGQWYRLVCSIFLHGSTAHLLANVILLVIVGWFLEATLGIGWLLAIFMLGGLVGSVASVSFNPPALLGIGASGAVLALVAAGLVLSFKGPDTTRSRWLSGFCLAALFGAVFSSTGFGPIRVDHATHIAGALSGAALGLLVWWSWDRETERPRWRRIALASAFLLPALTFLSIPRAGFGDVSLARFLIPAEHLPKADAEWVAQSAELVRRYPRDPRSHVARALALHDSKVEREKSLALVGRTQRDLVSAQGPQIEQNALFLVGQARRRARDWEAANDLFTRAVAIDAPPRSDIFGARALTARSLGRPDAALDDLQAQLRLQVINAEILERMADALSALGRHPEALQKLDEALTLNPKSFSAARLRGWFAFLDGRSDEAIRGLERALDLKPDDAYTALFLHIASVRAGNGERITISAAKVDMQQWPAPVIRYYRGEIGAEELREAAKDQDPVKYNEQDCEASFYIAEARLMQGAAKDAEPLLSHAWQICPKTFYEWGAARAELRRIGQ; this comes from the coding sequence ATGGGCGAAATACCGACCTGGAAGACGGGCGGATTGATCCGTCGTGGCATCGCTTTCCTGATCGACCTGATCGTCGTGATGGTTGCAACGCAGCTGTTGGCGAGCGTTCTGTTTCCACTGTCCAACGGCGCGCTGATCGACAGCACCGCCGTGATCATCTCGTGTGAGCCGGCCAAAGAGCGTCCGCAAGAGGTCGAGGTTCGGCCCGGCTTTGATCCGACTGTGGAGAAGGTCTGCACTAGGAGCCTCTTCGGGCAGCCCGTCGCTCGCTTCTACACCATGTCCCGGCAGGAGGCCGGCTCGAGCGTCACGACATCGATCAGCTATTCGCTCGACAGCCAGAACCGAGTGGCGCTGACATTTGACCTGTCGCTGCTGCAATGGCCGCTGCTCGCCTTGATGCGCTGGCTGGTGGAGGCGCGGGGATGGCAAAGCCCTGGGCGTCAGGCGACGTGTCTTTATGTTCTGCCGCGCGCCGGCGTCAGCGCCGGATCTGCTCTGCGCCGCCGCTATGTCTTGTTCGCGCTACCTAGCACCGTTTTGATGGCGATCTCTATCGGGCTTTTTATGGCCTTGTGGGCTGGCCTGACGTTGCCGAGCGATCTGCCGCCTGCCTTGCTGTTCCTCTCCAGATTGCCTGAACTCACAGCGGTGATCGTCGCCGTCATCGCAATCGCACATGGTCGGGACGCCTTCTACGACGAGGCGGCGGGAACGAGCGTCGTCTACATTCGGGAAGAGATCGAAACGGCCGCACAATTCCCCGAACTACCTGCACTAGCGCCAAAGCAGGCAGGCAAATTGGGCGATCTGCTTTTCCCTGTTCCATGGGCCACGTTGGCACTGGCCGCAATCCTCGTCCTGGTCTTCCTGGGCGAGCTCGCCATGTCGTTCGAGGGCACGCGGGCCACGGTTGTGACCGGCCCGACGCTGGTGTTGTTCGGCGCGATGTCGAGTGAGTTGGTCTTTCAAGCAGGGCAATGGTACCGGCTGGTCTGTTCCATATTCCTGCATGGCAGCACGGCCCATCTGCTTGCGAATGTCATACTGCTCGTGATCGTCGGCTGGTTTCTTGAAGCCACACTCGGCATTGGCTGGTTGCTCGCGATTTTCATGCTGGGTGGGTTGGTAGGCTCAGTCGCTTCGGTCAGTTTCAATCCGCCTGCTCTTTTGGGCATTGGCGCGTCCGGAGCCGTGCTGGCTCTCGTCGCTGCGGGGCTGGTGCTCAGCTTCAAGGGGCCGGACACCACCCGAAGCAGATGGCTGAGCGGGTTTTGCCTCGCAGCCCTTTTCGGCGCCGTTTTTTCGAGTACCGGGTTCGGCCCCATCCGCGTCGATCATGCCACGCATATTGCCGGAGCGCTGAGCGGCGCCGCGCTCGGTTTGCTCGTCTGGTGGAGCTGGGACCGCGAAACGGAGCGTCCGCGCTGGCGTCGGATCGCTCTGGCCAGTGCATTCCTTCTTCCCGCGCTGACGTTCCTGTCGATTCCCCGGGCGGGCTTTGGCGACGTATCCCTTGCGAGATTTCTCATACCGGCCGAGCACCTGCCCAAGGCGGATGCCGAATGGGTCGCGCAATCTGCCGAGCTCGTACGGCGCTATCCTCGGGATCCTCGCAGCCACGTTGCCCGTGCCCTGGCGCTGCATGACAGCAAGGTCGAGCGCGAGAAGTCATTGGCACTGGTGGGCAGGACGCAGAGGGACCTGGTGTCTGCACAAGGTCCCCAGATCGAACAGAATGCCCTGTTTCTGGTCGGCCAGGCTCGGCGCAGAGCGCGGGATTGGGAGGCTGCGAACGATCTCTTCACACGGGCTGTCGCGATTGATGCCCCGCCGCGGTCCGACATTTTCGGCGCGCGTGCCTTAACAGCGCGCTCGCTTGGCCGCCCTGATGCCGCGCTGGATGACCTGCAAGCCCAGCTTCGCTTGCAGGTCATCAATGCCGAGATCCTCGAAAGGATGGCGGATGCTTTGTCGGCCCTGGGGCGCCATCCGGAGGCGCTTCAAAAGCTTGACGAAGCTCTGACCCTGAATCCGAAGAGCTTCAGCGCGGCCCGCCTGCGCGGGTGGTTCGCATTTCTCGATGGCCGCTCGGACGAAGCCATTCGAGGCCTGGAGCGCGCCCTCGATCTCAAACCAGATGACGCCTACACAGCGCTCTTCTTGCACATCGCCTCCGTGCGGGCTGGCAATGGCGAGCGCATCACAATATCTGCTGCAAAGGTCGACATGCAGCAATGGCCTGCGCCGGTCATTCGATACTACCGCGGCGAGATCGGCGCCGAAGAGCTCCGCGAAGCCGCGAAGGACCAGGACCCCGTCAAGTATAACGAGCAGGATTGCGAGGCGAGTTTCTATATTGCCGAAGCGCGTCTCATGCAGGGTGCGGCAAAGGACGCTGAGCCGCTCCTGAGCCATGCGTGGCAGATCTGTCCGAAGACATTTTACGAGTGGGGCGCCGCTCGCGCCGAACTGCGCCGCATCGGCCAATAG
- a CDS encoding glutathione S-transferase family protein: MTVIITAFERSPDRGNGLARDMRLRWALEEVGQPYEVRLLSFKAMKQPAHLGLQPFGQIPTYEDGDLSLFESGAIVFHIAERHAGLLPDDTNARARAITWMFAALNTLEPPIFDRTLVRILERDKPWYEERLSALDDLIRKRLEGLSNHLGDADWLDGAFSAGDLLMVTVLRRLQSSGILEEHPNLAAYVARAEARPAYKRAFEAQLAVFAASSRS; the protein is encoded by the coding sequence ATGACCGTCATCATCACCGCCTTTGAACGCTCGCCCGACCGTGGCAATGGTCTGGCGCGTGACATGCGCCTTCGCTGGGCGCTCGAAGAGGTCGGGCAGCCCTATGAGGTGCGTCTCCTGTCGTTCAAGGCGATGAAGCAGCCCGCGCATCTCGGGCTTCAACCGTTCGGACAGATTCCGACTTATGAGGACGGCGATCTCTCCCTGTTCGAGTCGGGGGCGATCGTCTTCCATATTGCGGAGCGCCATGCCGGCCTGCTGCCGGACGATACGAATGCCCGGGCGCGTGCGATCACATGGATGTTCGCCGCGCTCAACACGCTGGAGCCGCCGATCTTCGACCGCACCTTGGTCAGGATTCTTGAGCGCGATAAGCCTTGGTACGAAGAACGCCTGAGCGCCCTCGATGACCTCATCCGCAAGCGGCTCGAAGGTCTCTCCAACCACCTCGGCGATGCCGACTGGCTCGATGGCGCATTCAGTGCCGGTGATCTCTTGATGGTGACGGTGCTGCGCAGACTGCAGAGCTCGGGTATCCTGGAGGAACACCCGAACCTTGCCGCCTATGTCGCCCGCGCCGAGGCGCGGCCGGCGTATAAGCGTGCTTTCGAAGCTCAACTGGCGGTGTTCGCGGCTTCGTCGCGCAGCTGA
- a CDS encoding glutathione S-transferase family protein — translation MKLYSGPLSLFGRKVEITLAEKGLAFERVVVSFNQMVGYHPKHPDVLAANPKAQVPILVDGELTLYDSTLILEYLDEAYPQPPLYPATPVERARCRQHELFADEVVFGALRQLFHRNGERLPQAELEQLEGAARAAEAVLARYFTDIDAALGQKPYLCGAFSVADIGMFLMVHYVRRLDGPSFAALPALAAWYERVAARPVFATQLTEIADWDRKLSLPLQRL, via the coding sequence ATGAAGCTCTATTCCGGACCACTCAGCCTGTTTGGCCGCAAGGTCGAGATCACCCTTGCCGAGAAGGGGCTGGCCTTCGAGCGCGTCGTGGTCTCGTTCAACCAGATGGTCGGCTATCATCCGAAGCACCCCGACGTACTTGCCGCCAATCCGAAGGCGCAGGTGCCGATCCTGGTCGATGGCGAGCTGACCCTCTACGATTCCACCCTGATCCTCGAATATCTCGACGAGGCCTATCCGCAGCCGCCGCTCTACCCCGCAACGCCGGTCGAGCGGGCGCGCTGCCGCCAGCATGAGCTCTTCGCCGACGAGGTGGTGTTCGGCGCGCTGCGCCAACTCTTCCATCGCAACGGCGAACGCCTGCCACAGGCGGAGCTGGAGCAGCTTGAGGGCGCAGCCAGGGCGGCCGAAGCCGTGCTGGCGCGCTACTTTACCGACATAGACGCGGCGCTCGGCCAGAAACCCTATCTCTGCGGCGCCTTCTCCGTCGCCGATATCGGGATGTTCCTGATGGTGCACTATGTCCGCCGGCTGGACGGGCCCTCATTCGCTGCCCTGCCGGCGCTCGCAGCCTGGTACGAGCGGGTCGCCGCGCGTCCTGTCTTCGCGACACAGCTGACCGAGATCGCCGATTGGGACCGCAAGCTCTCGCTGCCGCTCCAGCGCCTCTGA
- a CDS encoding DUF1428 domain-containing protein — MPAKAAPLFKEYGATRVFESWGDDVPRGKQTDFYRAVAAKEDEVVVFSWVEWPSKEARDAGWQKLMADPRMAPDVNPMPFDGTRLIYGGFAAIDL, encoded by the coding sequence ATGCCCGCAAAGGCCGCGCCGCTGTTCAAGGAATATGGCGCGACGCGCGTCTTCGAGTCATGGGGCGACGATGTCCCGCGCGGCAAGCAGACCGATTTCTATCGGGCGGTCGCGGCGAAGGAGGACGAGGTCGTCGTCTTCTCCTGGGTCGAGTGGCCGAGCAAGGAGGCGCGCGATGCCGGCTGGCAGAAGCTGATGGCCGATCCACGCATGGCCCCTGACGTCAACCCGATGCCCTTCGACGGCACGCGGCTGATCTATGGCGGCTTTGCCGCGATCGATCTGTAG
- a CDS encoding RBBP9/YdeN family alpha/beta hydrolase produces MKTSDTDILIVPGWSGSGPDHWQSRWEAKLATARRVEQEDWYKPTRDGWADRIVAAVRAATRPVVIVAHSAGCSAVAHAAEHLKPHEVTGAFLVAPASERAKRAIPGMADDFASIPRRPLPFRSVLIASATDPYCTQDEAKALAEAWGSEFVDAGDSGHLNTESGHGPWPDGLLRFAGFMKSLTAV; encoded by the coding sequence ATGAAAACCTCTGACACCGACATCCTGATCGTGCCGGGCTGGTCGGGCTCCGGCCCCGACCATTGGCAGAGCCGCTGGGAAGCAAAGCTGGCCACCGCTCGCCGTGTCGAGCAGGAGGACTGGTACAAGCCGACCCGCGACGGCTGGGCCGACCGCATCGTCGCCGCCGTGCGCGCCGCGACCAGGCCGGTCGTCATCGTCGCACATTCGGCCGGCTGCAGCGCGGTCGCGCATGCGGCCGAGCATCTCAAGCCGCACGAGGTCACCGGCGCCTTCCTGGTCGCGCCGGCGTCCGAGCGCGCCAAGCGCGCCATTCCCGGCATGGCGGATGACTTCGCCTCGATCCCGCGGAGGCCCCTGCCCTTCCGCTCGGTGCTGATCGCCAGCGCGACCGATCCCTATTGCACGCAGGACGAAGCCAAGGCGTTGGCCGAGGCCTGGGGCTCGGAGTTCGTCGATGCCGGCGATAGCGGCCATCTCAACACCGAATCCGGCCACGGCCCTTGGCCGGACGGATTGCTGCGCTTCGCCGGTTTCATGAAGAGCCTGACGGCGGTGTGA
- a CDS encoding branched-chain amino acid ABC transporter substrate-binding protein produces MKKLLLGGIALGAVLAFSGVANAQIKLGVGGPITGPNAAFGAQLKNGAEQAAEDINAAGGILGQKIQVSVGDDVSDPKQGVSVANKFVGDGVKWVVGHFNSGVTMPASEVYAENGILMVSPSATNPKITERGLWNVFRTCGRDDQQGSVAAEYIAKNLKGKKIAIVHDKTTYGQGLADETRKGLTKAGVKDVLYEGVNAGEKDFSALISKLKSTGADYLYWGGLHTEGGLIVRQMRDQGLKTVLISGDGITTDEFATIGGPGVEGTLMTFPPDPQKRPEAAAVLKKFEARKFKPEAYTLYSYAAVQVMAEGAKRANSLDPKKIAAALQGGQPVDTVIGKLGFDKKGDITRPDYTVYTWKKGADGKIGYVEN; encoded by the coding sequence ATGAAGAAGCTGCTCTTGGGCGGAATTGCCCTTGGCGCGGTCCTCGCCTTTTCGGGCGTAGCGAACGCACAGATCAAGCTTGGCGTCGGCGGCCCGATCACGGGTCCGAATGCAGCGTTCGGCGCGCAGCTGAAGAACGGGGCGGAGCAGGCTGCCGAAGACATCAACGCCGCCGGCGGCATTCTCGGCCAGAAGATCCAGGTTTCGGTCGGAGACGACGTCTCGGATCCGAAGCAGGGTGTGTCGGTCGCCAACAAGTTCGTCGGCGACGGCGTCAAATGGGTGGTCGGGCACTTCAACTCCGGCGTCACCATGCCGGCCTCGGAAGTCTATGCCGAGAACGGCATCCTTATGGTCAGCCCTTCGGCGACCAATCCGAAGATCACCGAGCGTGGCCTCTGGAACGTGTTCCGCACTTGCGGCCGCGACGATCAGCAGGGCTCGGTGGCGGCGGAGTACATCGCCAAGAACCTCAAGGGCAAGAAGATCGCCATCGTCCACGACAAGACGACCTATGGCCAGGGCCTCGCCGACGAGACCCGCAAGGGCCTGACCAAGGCTGGGGTCAAGGACGTGCTCTATGAAGGCGTCAACGCCGGCGAGAAGGACTTCTCGGCGCTGATCTCGAAGCTGAAGTCGACGGGTGCGGACTATCTCTACTGGGGCGGCCTGCACACCGAAGGCGGCCTGATCGTGCGCCAGATGCGCGACCAGGGCCTGAAGACCGTGCTGATCTCCGGCGACGGCATCACCACCGACGAGTTCGCCACGATCGGCGGCCCCGGCGTCGAAGGCACGCTGATGACCTTCCCGCCGGATCCGCAGAAGCGCCCCGAGGCGGCTGCTGTCCTCAAGAAGTTCGAGGCCCGCAAGTTCAAGCCGGAAGCCTACACCCTGTACAGCTACGCAGCCGTGCAGGTCATGGCCGAAGGCGCCAAGCGTGCGAACTCGCTCGATCCGAAGAAGATCGCTGCAGCGCTGCAGGGCGGCCAGCCGGTCGATACGGTGATTGGCAAGCTCGGCTTCGACAAGAAGGGCGACATCACCCGCCCGGACTATACCGTCTACACCTGGAAGAAGGGTGCCGACGGCAAGATCGGCTATGTCGAGAATTGA
- the purB gene encoding adenylosuccinate lyase, whose product MIPRYSRPEMVAIWEPQTRFRIWFEIEAHATDKLAELGVVPKDAAATIWAKAKDATFDVARIDEIERVTKHDVIAFLTHLAEIVGPEARFVHQGMTSSDVLDTTLSVQLARATDILIADVDALLAAIKRRAFEHKLTPTIGRSHGIHAEPVTFGLKLAQAYAEFDRCRARLVAARAEIATCAISGAVGTFANIDPQVEEYVAQKMGLTPEPVSTQVIPRDRHAMFFATLGVVASSVERLATEIRHLQRTEVYEAEEYFSPGQKGSSAMPHKRNPVLTENLTGLARLVRGMVTPALENVALWHERDISHSSVERMIGPDATVTLDFALARLTGVVDKLLIYPQNMRKNLDKLGGLHNSQRVLLALTQAGASREDSYSMVQRNAMRTWEHGEDFLTNLKADRDVTAKLSAAQLEAMFDEGYHFKHVDTIFRRVFGEA is encoded by the coding sequence ATGATCCCCCGTTATTCCCGCCCCGAGATGGTCGCGATCTGGGAGCCGCAGACGCGCTTCCGCATCTGGTTCGAGATCGAGGCGCACGCCACCGACAAGCTCGCCGAGCTCGGCGTCGTGCCGAAGGACGCCGCCGCGACGATCTGGGCCAAGGCCAAGGACGCGACCTTCGACGTCGCCCGCATCGACGAGATCGAGCGCGTCACCAAGCATGACGTCATCGCCTTCCTGACCCATCTCGCCGAGATCGTCGGCCCCGAGGCGCGCTTCGTCCACCAGGGCATGACCTCCTCCGACGTGCTCGACACCACGCTCTCGGTGCAGCTGGCGCGCGCCACCGACATCCTGATCGCCGATGTCGACGCCCTGCTCGCCGCCATCAAGCGCCGCGCCTTCGAGCACAAGCTGACCCCGACCATCGGCCGCTCGCATGGCATCCATGCCGAGCCGGTGACCTTCGGGCTCAAGCTCGCCCAAGCCTATGCCGAGTTCGACCGTTGCCGCGCCCGCCTCGTCGCCGCACGTGCCGAGATCGCGACCTGCGCCATCTCGGGCGCCGTCGGCACCTTCGCCAATATCGACCCGCAGGTGGAGGAATATGTCGCGCAGAAGATGGGCCTGACACCCGAGCCGGTCTCGACCCAGGTCATCCCGCGCGATCGCCACGCCATGTTCTTCGCCACGCTCGGCGTCGTCGCGTCTTCAGTCGAACGCCTCGCCACCGAGATCCGCCATCTCCAGCGCACCGAGGTCTATGAGGCCGAGGAGTATTTCTCGCCGGGCCAGAAGGGCTCGTCAGCGATGCCGCACAAGCGCAACCCCGTCCTCACCGAGAACCTGACCGGCCTCGCCCGCCTGGTGCGCGGCATGGTCACCCCGGCGCTCGAGAACGTCGCCCTCTGGCACGAACGCGACATCTCGCACTCCTCGGTCGAGCGCATGATCGGCCCCGATGCGACGGTGACGCTCGACTTCGCGCTCGCCCGCCTCACCGGCGTCGTCGACAAGCTGCTGATCTATCCGCAGAACATGAGGAAGAACCTCGACAAGCTCGGTGGCCTGCACAATTCGCAGCGCGTCCTGCTCGCGCTGACCCAGGCAGGCGCCAGCCGCGAGGACAGCTATTCCATGGTCCAGCGCAATGCGATGCGCACCTGGGAGCATGGCGAGGACTTCCTCACCAACCTCAAGGCCGACAGAGACGTGACCGCCAAGCTGTCGGCGGCGCAACTGGAGGCGATGTTCGACGAGGGCTACCACTTCAAGCACGTCGACACGATCTTCCGCCGGGTGTTCGGGGAGGCTTGA
- a CDS encoding ABC transporter ATP-binding protein: protein MSEAAPLPGAQTAPLLTVRGVKTYYGKIIALKGVDVDVRQGEIVTMIGANGAGKSTLMMTIFGTPQAREGTITYEGRDITKMPSHEIARLGIAQSPEGRRIFPRMTVFENLQMGAAVAGMQHFDEDLEKICALFPRVKERLQQRGGTLSGGEQQMVAIARALMARPKLLMLDEPSLGLAPLIVKQIFEAIRELNRSQGLTVFLVEQNAFHALKLAHRGYVMVNGVITMSGTGRELLANPQVRAAYLEGGRH, encoded by the coding sequence ATGAGCGAGGCAGCACCGCTCCCGGGCGCTCAAACCGCTCCGCTCCTCACCGTCCGCGGGGTCAAGACCTATTACGGCAAGATCATCGCGCTGAAGGGCGTCGACGTCGATGTCCGCCAGGGCGAGATCGTCACGATGATCGGCGCCAACGGCGCCGGCAAGTCGACGCTGATGATGACGATCTTCGGCACCCCGCAGGCGCGCGAAGGCACCATCACCTATGAGGGGCGCGACATCACCAAGATGCCGAGCCATGAGATCGCGCGCCTCGGCATCGCGCAGTCGCCGGAAGGGCGGCGCATCTTCCCGCGCATGACCGTGTTCGAGAACCTGCAGATGGGCGCGGCCGTCGCCGGCATGCAGCATTTCGACGAGGATCTCGAGAAGATCTGCGCACTTTTCCCGCGCGTGAAGGAGCGGCTGCAGCAGCGCGGCGGCACGCTCTCGGGCGGCGAGCAGCAGATGGTCGCGATCGCGCGTGCGCTGATGGCGCGGCCGAAGCTGCTGATGCTCGACGAGCCCTCGCTCGGCCTCGCGCCGCTGATCGTCAAGCAGATCTTCGAGGCCATTCGCGAGCTCAACCGCAGCCAGGGGCTGACCGTGTTCCTGGTCGAGCAGAACGCCTTCCATGCGCTGAAGCTCGCCCATCGCGGCTACGTCATGGTCAACGGCGTCATCACCATGAGCGGCACGGGGCGGGAATTGCTCGCCAATCCGCAGGTGCGGGCGGCCTATCTCGAAGGCGGCCGGCATTGA
- the rpe gene encoding ribulose-phosphate 3-epimerase, protein MSTIRIAPSILSADFAKLGEEVRAIDEAGADWIHCDVMDGHFVPNITFGPDVLKAIRPHTKKFFDVHLMIAPVDPYIEAFAKAGADLISFHVEAGPHPHRTIQAIKAQGKQAGIVLNPGTPASAAEPLIGDVDLILLMTVNPGFGGQSFIHSVVDKIAQIRALIGERPIALEIDGGATPETAPLAVKAGADVLVAGSAVFKGGPSAYAGNIAAIRKAAETARGSWV, encoded by the coding sequence ATGAGCACGATCCGCATTGCCCCATCCATCCTCTCGGCCGATTTCGCCAAGCTCGGCGAGGAGGTCCGCGCCATCGACGAGGCCGGCGCCGACTGGATCCATTGCGACGTGATGGACGGGCATTTCGTGCCCAACATCACCTTCGGGCCCGATGTGCTGAAGGCGATCCGGCCCCATACGAAGAAGTTCTTCGATGTCCACCTGATGATCGCGCCGGTCGATCCCTACATCGAGGCCTTCGCCAAGGCTGGCGCCGACCTGATCTCCTTCCATGTCGAGGCCGGGCCGCATCCGCACCGGACGATCCAGGCGATCAAGGCGCAGGGCAAGCAGGCTGGCATCGTGCTCAATCCCGGCACGCCGGCGAGCGCGGCCGAGCCGCTGATCGGCGATGTCGACCTGATCCTCCTGATGACGGTAAACCCCGGCTTCGGCGGCCAGAGCTTCATCCATTCGGTCGTCGACAAGATCGCGCAAATTCGGGCCCTGATCGGCGAGCGCCCGATCGCGCTCGAGATCGACGGCGGCGCCACGCCCGAGACGGCGCCGCTCGCGGTCAAGGCCGGCGCCGACGTGCTGGTCGCCGGCTCCGCGGTGTTCAAGGGCGGGCCCTCAGCCTATGCCGGCAACATCGCCGCCATCCGTAAGGCGGCCGAGACCGCGCGGGGCAGCTGGGTCTGA
- a CDS encoding DUF6867 family protein, with product MQGILYEEPTIWLFLLVTVVMGGWAAWMAGRAVAITWRPPVQLVIYTLILGLAIRFIHFALFEATLLSPHYYIVDTIVLFAFSFAGWRYNRARQMTTQYRWLYERTGPFTWKAREST from the coding sequence ATGCAGGGCATTCTCTACGAGGAGCCGACCATCTGGCTCTTCCTGCTGGTCACGGTGGTGATGGGTGGCTGGGCTGCCTGGATGGCGGGGCGGGCGGTGGCGATCACCTGGCGCCCGCCGGTCCAGCTCGTCATCTATACGCTGATCCTCGGGCTGGCGATCCGCTTCATTCACTTCGCCCTGTTCGAGGCGACGCTGCTGTCGCCGCACTATTACATCGTCGACACGATCGTGCTGTTCGCCTTCAGCTTCGCCGGCTGGCGCTACAACCGAGCGCGCCAGATGACGACGCAATATCGCTGGCTCTATGAGCGCACCGGACCCTTCACCTGGAAGGCTCGCGAGAGCACTTAA
- a CDS encoding glutathione S-transferase family protein has translation MITLYSGPLSLFSRKIEIALREKGLAFERIMVPFNQTTGYDPRHPEVVAINPKQQVPVMNDDGLVLYDSTVILEYLEDAYPEPPLFPLCPGARARCRLNELYADEIMLQALKPLMHRTSPPSTDQTRRFAQEADALIAERALENHYAELEDRLAGREYFGDAVTIADIALFMSVLFSLRLGGPSLAPFDGLSRWFDRLKLRPAFTQAAVEIAEADRRLSFPLKRA, from the coding sequence ATGATCACGCTCTATTCAGGGCCGCTCAGCCTGTTCTCGCGCAAGATCGAGATCGCTTTACGCGAAAAAGGCCTCGCCTTCGAGCGCATCATGGTGCCGTTCAACCAGACGACAGGCTACGATCCCAGGCATCCGGAAGTCGTCGCCATCAATCCCAAGCAGCAGGTTCCGGTCATGAACGATGACGGGCTGGTGCTTTATGATTCCACCGTGATCCTCGAATATCTCGAGGACGCCTATCCTGAGCCGCCGCTCTTTCCGCTCTGCCCCGGCGCGCGCGCCCGCTGCCGGCTCAACGAGCTCTATGCCGACGAGATCATGCTGCAGGCGCTGAAGCCGCTGATGCACCGAACCAGCCCGCCGAGCACCGACCAGACCAGGCGCTTCGCGCAGGAGGCCGACGCGCTGATCGCCGAGCGCGCGCTGGAGAACCACTATGCTGAGCTCGAAGACCGGCTCGCCGGCCGCGAGTACTTCGGCGATGCCGTCACGATCGCCGACATCGCCCTCTTCATGAGCGTGCTGTTTAGCCTGCGCCTGGGCGGCCCGTCGCTCGCGCCATTCGACGGCTTGTCGCGCTGGTTCGACCGGCTGAAGCTCCGGCCCGCCTTCACCCAGGCCGCCGTCGAGATCGCCGAGGCCGACCGGCGGCTGTCATTCCCGTTGAAGCGGGCCTGA